GCAGCGgacaggcggcggccgcgcggacgGGTGGTGGCCGGGGGCACGGCGAGCCCAGGACTGGGAGCGCGCGGGTGTGGGCCGTGGGCGCCtgggcggcagccggcggccggcgacatCTCTGCGGCGGGAGCGCGTGCCGCGGTCTGGGACTGCGATTCTGCCTCTGCCACCGCCCGCTGGAACCTCGTGGTCGTGCTGCGGCGTGCAAAGGCAAGGTAATTAGCTTGCTTCTTGTGTTCTTGTACAGATACCCTGCGAGTGCATGTTCTAGATTGGTAATTTGGTAGCCCAATTAATCATGGTAGCTTGAAAGTACAGATACCCTGCGAGTGCAACTTGAAATGCAACTTGATAACTATATTGATGACTTGAGAAAAGATGATAGCTTTAAAGACCTAAATAATCTTGTTGACATCTTGATTAAGCTTGTAGAAAATTGTATTGCCTGTGATGAtatatgctatatatatattgaccttgagcttgagcatGAGTGTTAGTCGAAGTGTGTTATTTCTGTTCTATGGATATGCTTATCATGGAGAGTGTaagttggagaaaatctttccacccggcttcttcaatccgatgcagcatatgattttgcacctcccGTATGAGGCACGGATGGGGGGGCCTGTTCAGGGCCGTTGGTGCTACTCAATTGAGAGACAACAAAAGATCCTTCGAAccaaatgtaaaaataaatgcaaaatagaagcttccattgcagaaGCATACATTCTGGATGAGGTCTCCAACTATACAACAAAATACTATGGTGAAACCCTTCCAAGTGTGCATAATCCACCCACTCGTTACAATGAAGGCGAAAATGAAACGGACCTCAGCCTCTTCAAAgggcaacttggaagtgcaagtggtgCGACTCCTAAGGCCTTGGTCAATGAAGAGTTGCGTACTATCATGATGTATGTGTTGACGAACCTAGTGGAAGTCGAGCCGTACATACAGTAAGTCCTCAACAAACTATTTCCTCGAGTATTAACTATTCTGTATCCAACCCCCTTTACCTCTCGTTTATATAGGgaatttactcaacaattctggCATCGCTGAAGAGTTCCAACCCCGCAGGAACTTGACGCCCTTCTTAAGTCGGGTGCGGGACAAAGAGCCCccgatttcatttcttggttcaaacaCAAGGTATAACAAACCATTATGCTTGTTAGGCATTTGAAGTTCCTTTTCCATGCGAATAGTATGACAAACCATCATGCTTCTACCTGCAGGCCCAAAATGATGCGTCTATGTGTCCCGAGTTGAGACAGGTTGCCAATGGTTGTGCCTATAGGGTCTTATCATACTCCGGATATGATGTAaatggatatcgctttcacacaaaaagccacgagcagagtcggcccaatcgaagaacaACAAATTCCGGAGTTTGTACGACAGCTCTTGATGGGGTCGAGTATTATGGCATAATTGAAGAAATCTATGAACTCACATTTCATGGTTGCAAACCTCTTAAGCCTGTCATATttaaatgccattggtttgatcctaacGAAGTGCGACGGACCCCTCATCTCGGCCTAGTCGAAATTCGTCAGTCATCAGTGTATCCAGGAGACGATGTctatattgtggctcaacaagccacgcaagtttattatctctcatatccgtGCAAAACCGACGATCGTCTTATGGGTTGGGACATTGTGTACAAGGTATCACCACACGGTAAAGTACCTATTCCAAATAATGAGGATTACAatatagacccaaacacatatgacggggagttctttcaagaagatgggcttgaagggcattttgagatagacttaaccgGAGTGATCGAAATGGAAGTACACGATGATGAAATGGTTGATAACGAGGACGCTGGTGAGGAGGTTCGTAATGCGAAGGACCTAGAATTACTTGAGCGATTACAATTAGGCGATGATAATGAGGATGAAATTCCACCTTTAGAGCACGGGCTTGAACTTCTCGACTtgcgtgatagtgatgatgagacatatgatcccgctaatcccgatgaagatgattatttctaatacatgtatgatctgtactaattgatttattttctttaattaTGTTACTTTTTAATTATGTCgcattttttctttctctttataagatcgttttgtatatatgtgctgattggtttactatttttaattgcaGGTGATTGAAGAAAGATGCCGGGCGGCGGACTTCAACGATCGATCGCCTCATTGTACAGAAGAATGATGCCACACTCGGATGCTGGTGAGGGCTCCGATAGGGGTTCCGAGTTGGGGCGAGGCAAGGGTCGAGGGAAGGGTGGACCCAAGAGGGGGGAGGGAAGGGTGGAGGCAGGAAGCGTCGAGAGCCTTCGCCTGTACCGCCGtctaaggaggaggaggaggaggaggaggaggaggagcctgcccaggagcgggaggaggagtggCAGGCGAACGCGCAGGAGGAGGGGGAGTCGTCTGAGGAGGAGGACACGGCCGAGGATACCTCTACGCCGGCTGTCTGGTTGCGAGGTCCCTCGCGACTCCCAGATAGGCCGATACCTGTTTCCTTGCGCCCGCTGATTCAACAGTGCAGGGATATGTAAGTAATTTGACATGTTATTACTACCTTTTCATTTTCTAACTCGAAAATCACAGtacaaactaatattttctctTAATCACTTTTGCAGGAGTTGGACTGTCCTCAGTGGCGGTGCTCACTAACGCAAGGTCAACGGCATCCTGGGTCTTTTGTGCAGGGAGCACTTCCCAGGCCTGGTCCACTATCAAGGACGGTACGAGCCGGCCTggacgtgggaccactacatcgccGCCAACAACGATCAGTTGGATCGGAGCGGCAGAGCCTTTGAGAACAAGGCGGAGCGGGTAAAGGGCGAGCTCTGGGTAAGTTTTTCCCGGCAAAAAATGGTGAATACATCACATTTATTGAACATTTGGTTAATGATGACATGATCCATCGTCTTTATATGCAGGATTTTTACAGGTGTGATGAGGGATATGAGGAGCGGGCGGCGATTGTGGCTCACAATCGATGCGTTAAACTCGTGAAGGACATGCATTATGAGGCGCAAGTCCAGTGCGTCATCAACTATTGTGCACATTTCCTAAAGCAGAAGATCGGGAAGTCTGAGGCGAGGGATTTGAAGCTGACTCGAGAGCAATATTTACAGGTAAGTTCAAATTTATTATAAGACGAAAAACATCGTTAAATGTCTCTTTTCTTACATGTCATGCAATTGATCAAGTGTAGGTTCCTGCGTGGTGGTGTCGTAATGACACCGTGTGCTGGGAGCGCATAGTGGACAAGTGGTTCGACCCCGAGTGGCAGGCTTTGCACGACgctggccggcagcggcgattGCTGATGCCAGGTCTAGCGCACCATCAAGGCAGCCTCAACAACGACGAGTACAGGGCTAGATGGGTACACACTACATAGACTCATTTCTCTAATCTAACGTTCAATTCAGCATAATTTGTAATCAACTTCTTCCTTTTTCGCAGTCGTCCTCACATGAAGGCCAGGAGTGCCCCCCGTTCCTGGGATGGGCTCTAGCCCGCAAGGGCAAGGCGACATCCAACGTCACCTACAACCCTGACGACCCGCCCTCGGCGTACAGCAACCCGTCCATCCACAGTCGTATCCAGGCGTACATAGAGATGGGAAGACAGGTCCATGGGGCAGACTGGGATCCGAGGACCCAGCCCCTTGATGGAGAAGTCAttatgagggtgggaggaggcaagaaacaTGGGCGCTACTACATTGGCGACGGCCTTTTAGACACGGCCAGCACTCCCACCCTCTCCCAGATTCTAGCGAGGAGCACGGCCAATAGCCCGGCCATACGGCCACGGCTGTCCGCGTCGCAGCTCCAAGTGCAGGAACTtcaggttatttcttatttattcataGTTCATTCGTTTTGTACGTATATTTTCTTTGCATTGTAACATTATCATGAACTATTGTAGCACCAAATGCAAGCGCAACAGGCGGCGTACGAGGCGGCACTGGCAGAAGAGAGGAGGATACGACAAGAGAACGAGCAGAAGCAGGCGGCCGAGACGGCccagatgtacaactacattcGAGGTCTTTCTGTCCAAATGGGTAATCCCATCCCAGCCATGCAATTCCCTATGGTTCCTCCTCCTACTACTCCTCCGGTGAGTATTTTGAAAACCCTTTAGTTTTTTTtgaagtattagatacttagagaACTTTAGACTTAGAGATTGTGACTTACATTACTCACTTAACGATTTAGGGGACCTACATCTGATCCTTTAGTGCTCTATTATAACTTGAGAACTTGGTTTTTATCTCACCTGCAATTTACTATCTTactttttttgcagaatctatCGGCGGCATCGAATACGCCAGAATTGTCGCCGGGCATCTCACCGACGCTCCCACAGCAGTTGTTCCCGCCTCAGTTCGGCGGCGCCCCACCGTTCGACGACCCACCACAGCCATAAACTTGTTTATTTCAATATTTATGGACTTGTGAACTTCTAGATATGTATTTGTGAACTTCTGGACTTTGCATTT
The genomic region above belongs to Panicum virgatum strain AP13 chromosome 8N, P.virgatum_v5, whole genome shotgun sequence and contains:
- the LOC120685084 gene encoding uncharacterized protein LOC120685084; the encoded protein is MHYEAQVQCVINYCAHFLKQKIGKSEARDLKLTREQYLQVPAWWCRNDTVCWERIVDKWFDPEWQALHDAGRQRRLLMPGLAHHQGSLNNDEYRARWVHTT